Proteins co-encoded in one Schaalia radingae genomic window:
- a CDS encoding bifunctional metallophosphatase/5'-nucleotidase: MVNTTYRRRVAAGIAAGTFVTLGFGVAAQADTAQSDAEPMSASSDSPAPAPASPTSERAARQNNIVTLDLYKLTDVHGHISQVSKDGNVTEAGLAAVGCYLDQARAANTNSTFTLLGDNIGASPYVSGSLNDNPTIEALNLLRPDASTIGNHELDMGQEVFKQRVDGSAADQFVQAQFPYLAANVKGMGTYRNDQGEEVPYLGDTKIVSTPSGVKVAFIGAIAQDVPYKLSPKTTEGLTFEDPIAAVNDLAGSLKSSGQADVVIAMLDDDVKNNFPKMGKNVDGLMGGDTHVPYDFDMVDGAEGNKLSAVASGSYTDNLGVLHIQYDTAKNTVVESSADLIPASEIAQCGEDPDIKDVVTNAEKMAKEKGQSVVATIAPNAKFSRGVFDKAEGESAGPGSNRGIESTLGGLAADAMRHAVTTPDGEPVDIGMINAGGLRADLQANDKGEITYASTFAVMPFSNQIGYVTLKGSDIKQALEQQWKTNLNSQNSRPMLKLGLSSNVSYTYDPAKPYGERITSVLVNGAPIDESASYTVGSVTFLLSGGDSFDALTNGGEPVISQGLDRDYFNEYLKAHEGELAPRALKGSVGLSLSGEAVPNNSVISIDLRGLSFSEGPGITDTVTVSAGSQKATAKVNNSLVEPQANTEASIITTDGAGQAQVELTAQADCSATPGQVVELPLTVSTDAGDVVTAANGLVVRVSCPAAQRPVEEGKAPAGAPQTGKIARTGATDSVAIAALVLAGVGAALTMRRHRA, from the coding sequence ATGGTGAATACCACGTATCGTCGTCGCGTGGCTGCAGGAATTGCAGCCGGCACGTTTGTAACTTTAGGCTTCGGAGTAGCCGCACAGGCCGACACGGCGCAGTCAGATGCTGAGCCCATGTCGGCTTCTTCTGACTCACCAGCACCAGCACCGGCGTCGCCTACATCGGAGCGAGCCGCCCGGCAGAACAATATTGTGACTCTTGATCTGTACAAGCTTACAGACGTTCACGGTCATATCTCCCAGGTATCGAAGGACGGGAATGTGACCGAAGCCGGTCTTGCCGCTGTTGGCTGTTACCTTGACCAGGCCCGTGCAGCCAACACAAACTCGACGTTTACGCTGCTGGGCGACAACATCGGAGCAAGCCCCTACGTCAGCGGCTCGTTGAACGATAATCCCACAATTGAAGCTCTCAACCTTTTGCGCCCGGATGCCTCGACGATCGGCAACCACGAACTCGACATGGGCCAGGAGGTCTTCAAGCAGCGGGTTGACGGTTCAGCTGCCGACCAGTTCGTCCAGGCTCAGTTCCCCTACCTGGCAGCCAATGTCAAAGGGATGGGCACCTACCGTAATGATCAGGGCGAAGAAGTACCCTACCTGGGTGACACGAAGATTGTGAGCACGCCCTCCGGTGTCAAGGTCGCTTTCATTGGTGCGATAGCGCAGGACGTTCCCTACAAGCTCTCACCCAAAACCACTGAGGGCCTGACATTTGAAGACCCCATTGCGGCTGTTAACGACCTTGCAGGTTCCCTCAAGTCGAGCGGACAGGCCGACGTTGTGATCGCCATGCTTGACGACGACGTGAAGAACAACTTCCCGAAGATGGGGAAGAATGTCGACGGCCTCATGGGTGGTGACACGCACGTGCCATACGACTTCGACATGGTGGACGGAGCCGAAGGTAACAAGCTCTCAGCGGTAGCTTCCGGCTCGTACACCGACAACCTCGGCGTGCTGCACATCCAGTACGACACCGCGAAGAACACAGTTGTTGAATCCAGCGCGGACCTGATCCCCGCCAGCGAAATCGCGCAATGCGGCGAGGATCCTGACATCAAGGACGTCGTCACCAACGCTGAGAAGATGGCGAAAGAAAAAGGCCAGAGCGTTGTTGCCACAATCGCTCCCAACGCGAAGTTCTCACGCGGAGTCTTCGACAAGGCCGAGGGGGAGTCGGCCGGCCCCGGATCCAACCGTGGCATCGAATCAACACTGGGAGGTCTGGCTGCAGACGCAATGCGTCACGCCGTGACCACCCCTGACGGCGAACCCGTGGACATCGGAATGATCAACGCCGGTGGCCTGCGAGCCGATCTTCAGGCCAATGACAAGGGCGAAATCACCTACGCCTCCACATTCGCGGTCATGCCATTTTCGAACCAGATTGGATACGTGACCCTCAAAGGCTCTGACATTAAGCAGGCACTTGAACAACAGTGGAAGACCAACCTCAATTCGCAAAACTCCCGCCCGATGCTCAAGCTTGGCCTTTCCTCCAATGTCTCCTACACCTATGATCCCGCCAAACCGTACGGTGAGCGCATCACATCCGTCCTCGTCAACGGAGCTCCGATCGACGAGTCCGCCTCCTACACGGTGGGGTCGGTGACGTTCCTGCTCAGTGGCGGTGACAGCTTCGACGCCCTGACCAACGGCGGTGAACCGGTCATTTCACAGGGACTCGACAGGGATTACTTCAATGAGTACCTCAAGGCTCACGAGGGGGAACTGGCCCCTCGAGCACTTAAAGGATCAGTCGGCCTGTCACTGTCAGGTGAGGCGGTGCCGAACAACTCGGTTATCTCGATCGACCTGCGTGGACTGTCCTTCAGTGAAGGCCCGGGAATCACCGACACGGTCACCGTGAGTGCAGGAAGCCAGAAGGCAACCGCCAAGGTGAATAACTCACTGGTCGAACCTCAGGCCAATACGGAGGCCAGCATCATCACCACTGATGGTGCAGGTCAGGCTCAGGTTGAGCTGACTGCTCAGGCTGACTGCTCGGCGACCCCCGGACAGGTAGTCGAGCTGCCACTGACCGTGTCGACCGATGCCGGTGATGTTGTCACAGCGGCCAATGGCCTGGTTGTGCGCGTCTCCTGCCCGGCCGCCCAGCGTCCCGTTGAGGAGGGAAAGGCGCCAGCAGGTGCCCCTCAGACCGGTAAGATCGCGCGGACAGGTGCCACCGATTCAGTTGCGATTGCTGCCCTGGTCCTTGCCGGCGTGGGAGCTGCGCTGACGATGCGTCGCCACCGCGCCTAA
- a CDS encoding ATP-dependent helicase, with protein MNQRYFSTRRPRIALPDLGFTQATTEPDAALVNDTDVDALLDGLNDQQRDAVTHEGSPLLILAGAGSGKTRVLTHRIACLLETGRARASEILAITFTNKAAAEMRERVANLIGPAARSMWVSTFHSACVRILRKEHAAADLTSTFTIYDAQDSQRLIQMVLKAANVDVKRFTPKMVAARISDLKNELVAPAQFEANAPNDPISQVVAEAYVEYDKRLRQANALDFDDLISRTVALLRDKPAVAEHYHRRFRHILVDEYQDTNHAQYVLVRLLTGSGDDGVDSAELTVVGDSDQSIYAFRGATIRNIEEFERDFPGARTILLEQNYRSTQNILSAANAVIARNQGRRPKNLWTAHGDGAPIVVAALDSEYDEARFLIKEIRRLHDQGIDEGDIAVFYRTNAQSRALEELLVQQGIAYRLVGGTRFYERKEIKDAIAYLQAVVNPDDTVSLRRILNTPRRGIGARAEGALLAHADLYNVSLGEAIRHVWVHAGSPAGEGEGIEIPETEEKSAAESAGAPVPSVQGLTPRASASVAGFWGLLEAARALDRAGAPPADILDEILDHSGYLAELKRSDDPQDASRVENLAELHTAATTFRQSEPEGTLLDYLERVSLVADSDQVPSDEERGGFLTLMTVHTAKGLEFPVVFVTGMEDGIFPHQRSLGEEAELEEERRLAYVAITRARSRLYLTRAGQRSAWGTPQELPPSRFLDDIPPELIDERSSMTSTERLRQVHRQRTDRYGDADAAPAFGSGHSNLRSAAFRLAGRRAVRMGVPPAQQAEPPSDTTSLVLKTGDVVEHATFGRGTVLSVENSGARAVARIDFAGRTKNLLIRMAPLTKIS; from the coding sequence ATGAATCAGCGTTATTTTTCAACCAGACGGCCACGTATCGCCCTTCCGGACCTGGGATTCACCCAGGCGACAACGGAGCCTGACGCCGCCCTCGTCAATGACACAGATGTCGATGCGCTGCTGGACGGGCTGAACGATCAGCAACGCGACGCCGTCACCCACGAGGGCAGTCCGCTTTTGATTCTGGCTGGTGCCGGGTCAGGTAAGACGCGTGTGCTGACCCATCGCATCGCCTGCCTGCTGGAAACGGGGCGCGCACGCGCCAGTGAAATCCTGGCGATCACCTTCACGAACAAAGCGGCAGCTGAGATGCGTGAACGCGTGGCGAACCTGATTGGGCCTGCGGCAAGATCCATGTGGGTGTCCACATTCCACTCGGCGTGTGTGCGGATCCTGCGCAAGGAACACGCTGCGGCAGATTTGACATCAACGTTCACGATTTACGATGCGCAAGATTCGCAGCGTCTGATACAGATGGTGCTCAAAGCCGCCAACGTCGATGTCAAACGCTTCACGCCGAAAATGGTGGCCGCACGAATCTCTGACCTGAAGAATGAGCTGGTCGCTCCCGCCCAGTTCGAGGCGAATGCGCCCAACGATCCGATCTCGCAGGTTGTGGCGGAAGCGTATGTCGAATACGACAAACGACTGCGCCAGGCTAATGCCCTCGATTTTGATGATCTGATTTCGCGCACAGTAGCCCTGCTGCGCGACAAACCCGCCGTCGCTGAGCACTACCACCGACGTTTCCGTCACATCCTGGTCGACGAATACCAGGACACGAACCACGCGCAATATGTGCTGGTTCGACTGCTCACCGGCAGTGGCGATGACGGTGTCGACAGCGCGGAGCTGACAGTTGTGGGTGATTCGGACCAGTCGATCTACGCGTTTCGCGGCGCCACGATCCGCAACATCGAAGAATTCGAACGCGATTTTCCCGGTGCCCGCACGATCTTGCTGGAACAGAACTACCGATCCACGCAGAACATTTTGTCCGCAGCCAACGCCGTCATTGCCCGCAATCAGGGCCGCCGCCCGAAGAATCTGTGGACCGCTCACGGTGACGGGGCGCCGATCGTGGTGGCCGCACTGGACAGCGAATATGACGAAGCGCGTTTCCTCATCAAAGAAATCCGTCGCCTGCACGATCAGGGAATTGACGAGGGTGACATCGCGGTGTTTTATCGCACGAACGCGCAATCACGTGCCTTGGAAGAACTCCTGGTCCAACAGGGAATCGCCTACCGCCTGGTGGGTGGCACGCGCTTCTACGAACGCAAGGAAATCAAGGATGCGATCGCCTATCTGCAGGCCGTGGTCAACCCCGACGACACGGTGTCGCTGCGGCGGATCCTCAACACTCCGCGCCGCGGCATCGGTGCGCGCGCCGAGGGTGCATTGCTGGCGCACGCAGACCTGTATAACGTGTCGCTGGGTGAAGCGATTCGACACGTCTGGGTCCACGCAGGCAGTCCCGCTGGTGAAGGGGAAGGGATCGAGATCCCTGAAACAGAAGAAAAGTCAGCAGCGGAATCTGCCGGCGCCCCTGTCCCGTCCGTTCAGGGGCTTACCCCGCGGGCATCTGCATCTGTCGCAGGTTTCTGGGGGCTGCTTGAAGCCGCACGCGCACTGGACAGGGCCGGCGCGCCGCCAGCCGATATTCTCGACGAGATCCTTGACCATTCCGGCTACCTTGCCGAACTCAAGCGCTCAGATGACCCTCAGGATGCATCGCGCGTGGAGAACCTGGCTGAACTGCACACTGCTGCCACGACGTTCCGTCAAAGTGAACCGGAAGGAACGCTGCTCGACTACCTCGAACGCGTCTCACTGGTGGCTGACTCCGACCAGGTGCCGTCCGATGAGGAGCGTGGCGGCTTTCTGACGCTGATGACCGTTCACACCGCCAAGGGCCTGGAATTTCCCGTTGTTTTCGTCACCGGTATGGAGGATGGCATCTTCCCGCACCAGCGCTCCCTGGGCGAAGAAGCTGAACTTGAAGAGGAACGCCGCCTCGCGTATGTAGCGATCACGCGAGCCCGCTCACGCCTGTACCTGACGAGGGCGGGGCAGCGTTCCGCCTGGGGCACACCGCAGGAATTGCCGCCCTCACGCTTCCTGGATGACATTCCGCCCGAGCTGATCGATGAGCGCTCCTCCATGACATCGACAGAACGCCTGCGTCAGGTGCACCGACAACGCACCGACCGGTACGGTGACGCTGATGCGGCACCGGCATTCGGGTCAGGGCATTCAAATCTGAGGAGCGCTGCTTTCCGCCTTGCGGGTCGGCGCGCCGTCCGAATGGGAGTTCCACCGGCTCAGCAGGCGGAGCCTCCCTCGGACACGACGTCGCTGGTACTGAAGACCGGTGACGTGGTCGAGCATGCGACGTTCGGACGTGGCACCGTGCTGAGCGTGGAAAACAGTGGGGCGCGGGCCGTGGCGCGTATTGACTTTGCCGGCCGGACGAAGAATCTGCTGATCCGAATGGCTCCGCTGACGAAGATTTCATAG
- the sucC gene encoding ADP-forming succinate--CoA ligase subunit beta, translating into MDLYEYQAKELFKSHDVPILPGIVITEADQAVDAANTLNADLLVVKAQVKTGGRGKAGGVKLARSGDEAREHASKILGMDIKGHTVNTVMITAGCDIAEEYYFSILLDRANRQHLAMCSREGGMDIETLAKERPEALARVPLDAQRGIDEDVARDILTQAGFEGDTLEKIVPVLVKLWDTYHGEDATLVEVNPLVLTPEGDVIALDGKVTLDDNARFRHAEHEQFIDTAAEDPREAMAKAAGLNYVRLQGEVGIIGNGAGLVMSTLDVVALAGEEYGVKPANFLDIGGGASADVMAKGLDVILGDEQVRAVFVNVFGGITACDQVAQGIVEALSILGDNATKPLVVRLDGNRVDEGREILQQASHPLVHMAHTMDGAARMVAQLAAGVEPDPEDTSDPAAPLA; encoded by the coding sequence GTGGACCTATACGAGTACCAGGCGAAGGAACTGTTCAAATCGCATGACGTGCCAATCCTGCCGGGTATCGTCATCACCGAGGCTGACCAGGCAGTTGACGCTGCGAACACGTTGAACGCTGACCTTCTCGTCGTGAAAGCGCAGGTGAAAACGGGCGGCCGCGGGAAAGCCGGTGGCGTCAAACTGGCTCGCAGCGGCGACGAGGCCCGCGAACATGCCAGCAAGATTCTCGGCATGGACATTAAGGGGCATACCGTCAATACGGTGATGATCACCGCCGGATGCGATATTGCCGAGGAATATTACTTCTCAATCTTGCTCGATCGTGCGAACCGTCAGCACCTGGCGATGTGTTCACGTGAAGGCGGCATGGACATTGAAACCCTCGCCAAGGAGCGCCCCGAAGCACTGGCCCGCGTTCCCCTGGATGCGCAGCGCGGCATTGACGAGGACGTTGCGCGCGACATCCTGACTCAAGCAGGATTCGAGGGCGACACGCTCGAAAAGATCGTGCCCGTCCTGGTCAAGCTCTGGGACACCTATCACGGCGAAGATGCCACGCTGGTGGAAGTCAACCCGCTCGTCCTGACACCAGAAGGCGACGTCATCGCGCTGGACGGCAAAGTCACGCTCGATGACAACGCGCGCTTCCGTCATGCCGAGCATGAACAGTTCATCGATACTGCAGCTGAAGACCCTCGCGAAGCAATGGCGAAAGCTGCGGGCTTGAATTATGTGCGACTGCAGGGCGAAGTCGGCATCATCGGTAACGGTGCCGGCTTGGTGATGTCCACCCTCGACGTTGTTGCGCTCGCAGGTGAGGAATACGGTGTCAAGCCCGCGAACTTCCTGGACATCGGCGGCGGAGCGTCCGCTGACGTGATGGCCAAGGGCCTGGATGTCATCCTCGGAGACGAACAGGTGCGCGCCGTGTTCGTCAACGTGTTCGGTGGGATCACTGCATGCGACCAGGTGGCGCAAGGTATCGTTGAAGCACTGTCGATCCTCGGTGACAACGCCACGAAGCCGTTGGTGGTGCGCCTTGACGGAAACCGCGTTGATGAGGGACGCGAAATCCTCCAGCAAGCCAGTCACCCGTTGGTCCACATGGCACACACCATGGACGGAGCAGCCCGCATGGTGGCGCAGCTGGCTGCCGGCGTCGAGCCCGACCCTGAAGACACATCCGATCCGGCCGCCCCGCTGGCCTGA
- the sucD gene encoding succinate--CoA ligase subunit alpha, which produces MSIFLDSHSRVIVQGMTGSEGRKHTQRMLNSGTAIVGGVNPRKAGQSVTFDVQGYGPMADQVTDGPVDIPVFGTVAEAVKETGATVSAIFVPPAFAKDAVLEAVDARVETVVVITEGIPVADSTEFVARAREAGVRVIGPNCPGIISPGQSNVGITPADITGPGRLGLVSKSGTLTYQMMFELRDIGFTTCLGIGGDPVIGTTHIDALEAFENDPDTELVVMIGEIGGDAEERAAQWISEHMTKPVVAYVAGFTAPEGKTMGHAGAIVSGSSGTAAAKAEALEAVGVRVGRTPSQTAIIAREILQK; this is translated from the coding sequence ATGTCGATTTTTCTTGACTCACACTCACGCGTCATCGTCCAGGGCATGACCGGATCAGAGGGACGCAAGCACACCCAGCGCATGCTCAACTCGGGCACCGCCATTGTCGGCGGCGTCAACCCGCGCAAAGCCGGACAGTCCGTGACATTCGATGTCCAGGGATACGGGCCGATGGCTGACCAGGTCACCGACGGCCCTGTCGACATCCCTGTGTTTGGAACGGTTGCAGAAGCGGTGAAGGAAACGGGTGCCACAGTATCCGCCATTTTCGTGCCGCCGGCATTTGCGAAAGACGCTGTACTCGAAGCTGTCGATGCCCGCGTGGAGACGGTCGTGGTCATCACTGAAGGCATCCCGGTCGCTGACTCCACGGAGTTCGTGGCTCGCGCACGTGAAGCGGGCGTGCGCGTGATCGGACCGAACTGCCCGGGCATTATCAGCCCCGGACAGTCGAACGTCGGCATCACCCCGGCAGATATTACCGGCCCAGGACGGCTGGGACTGGTATCGAAGTCAGGCACACTGACCTACCAGATGATGTTCGAACTGCGTGACATCGGCTTTACCACCTGCCTGGGAATCGGTGGTGATCCGGTTATTGGCACCACGCACATTGACGCGCTCGAAGCCTTTGAAAATGACCCCGACACCGAATTGGTCGTCATGATTGGTGAAATCGGTGGCGACGCGGAAGAGCGCGCAGCTCAGTGGATTTCCGAACACATGACCAAACCGGTGGTGGCCTACGTTGCCGGTTTCACGGCTCCGGAAGGCAAGACGATGGGGCATGCCGGCGCGATCGTGTCTGGATCTTCCGGCACGGCCGCGGCGAAGGCTGAAGCACTCGAGGCCGTCGGCGTGCGGGTGGGTCGTACACCTTCCCAAACTGCCATCATCGCTCGCGAGATTCTGCAGAAATAA
- a CDS encoding cell division protein PerM, giving the protein MTHSPDSSPSQRPDRQRAEADLSADEIPTEVVGAWLEEEDREAGASLIFVPAHDEADSDDEPELDNSEKETERLDLDGTDESAPQVHDEEPHTTRTAVRRRTIRIALPDGWARSGLAGIEAALIGWAFMMVVTLVGYWFVSQNPWLASTSWDDARAVGGDLWAATLGAPITVGQSDILAIPTLLGALLIIILRVLLLPGRDFPAAAQWMAVPTFAVTALITAGASSAHINVWRALPGALVIPLLAATWAVVAARHTWTWPTISSERRESLTWLWSGLRLGRVAVALTVLFSLIMSAVSILVSLQRISGIHELLFASTKDTVIINIVQALFAPSIMACALAWIAGPGFYVGADALHSAANAPVAPIPAIPILAAVPQTAPGHWVAWALVGVGILLGAWAAWRHRMTHLWKQAAAMGVATVITALVIAAWLASSRMSLGSTRLSVVGPRVWWSVLFVVLEVCMVALAVSLAAHPTTIAWVRRAAAALTAWTKARIAAWKENRAQSSTRETPLPAPDLNEAGEETPEEEETALEEEATEELPAPPRAPDARMEALKASAAPTEPIAVSDNTDNSDEDLKDHS; this is encoded by the coding sequence ATGACGCACTCACCTGACTCTTCCCCATCGCAGCGCCCTGACAGGCAGCGCGCAGAAGCGGACCTGTCCGCTGATGAGATCCCAACCGAGGTGGTTGGCGCGTGGCTTGAGGAGGAAGACCGTGAAGCCGGTGCGTCGCTGATTTTTGTGCCGGCTCACGATGAGGCAGACAGTGATGATGAACCCGAATTGGATAATTCGGAAAAAGAAACTGAACGCCTCGACCTTGACGGAACCGATGAATCGGCACCTCAGGTGCACGACGAGGAACCTCACACCACTCGCACCGCCGTGCGGCGACGCACGATCCGCATCGCACTGCCTGACGGGTGGGCACGCTCCGGCCTGGCCGGCATTGAGGCGGCCCTGATCGGATGGGCGTTCATGATGGTCGTGACGCTGGTGGGGTACTGGTTCGTCTCGCAGAACCCCTGGCTGGCGTCGACCAGCTGGGACGATGCTCGGGCAGTGGGTGGTGACCTCTGGGCTGCGACGCTGGGAGCGCCGATCACGGTGGGGCAGAGCGACATCCTCGCCATTCCGACACTGCTCGGAGCGCTGCTGATCATCATTTTGCGTGTTCTTCTGCTGCCGGGACGGGATTTTCCTGCCGCCGCGCAGTGGATGGCTGTCCCCACGTTTGCAGTCACGGCGCTCATTACAGCTGGAGCGTCCTCGGCTCACATCAACGTGTGGCGCGCACTGCCCGGTGCGCTCGTCATTCCGCTTCTGGCAGCGACCTGGGCGGTAGTTGCTGCTCGACACACGTGGACATGGCCCACGATTTCATCTGAACGGCGCGAATCGTTGACATGGCTGTGGTCAGGGCTGCGCCTTGGTCGCGTTGCCGTGGCACTGACAGTGCTGTTCAGCCTGATCATGAGCGCCGTGTCAATCCTTGTTTCTCTTCAGCGTATCTCCGGTATCCACGAACTGCTCTTTGCTTCGACCAAGGACACGGTCATCATCAACATTGTTCAGGCCTTGTTTGCTCCGTCGATCATGGCATGCGCACTGGCGTGGATCGCGGGGCCTGGTTTCTACGTGGGTGCCGACGCCCTCCATTCAGCGGCGAACGCGCCTGTTGCGCCGATTCCGGCGATCCCGATCCTTGCGGCCGTCCCACAGACAGCTCCGGGCCACTGGGTGGCCTGGGCGCTGGTGGGAGTGGGAATCCTGCTGGGCGCATGGGCGGCGTGGCGGCATCGTATGACGCACCTGTGGAAGCAGGCGGCTGCGATGGGAGTGGCCACCGTGATCACTGCGCTCGTCATCGCAGCATGGCTTGCCTCGTCGCGCATGTCGTTGGGGTCGACCCGTCTGAGTGTCGTTGGCCCGCGCGTGTGGTGGAGCGTGCTGTTCGTCGTACTGGAAGTGTGCATGGTCGCGCTCGCGGTGTCCCTGGCAGCACATCCGACCACGATCGCGTGGGTGCGCCGAGCGGCCGCAGCTTTGACGGCGTGGACGAAGGCGCGTATTGCCGCATGGAAGGAGAATCGCGCCCAGTCATCGACGAGGGAGACGCCCCTTCCAGCTCCTGACCTGAATGAAGCCGGCGAAGAGACGCCGGAGGAAGAGGAAACGGCGCTGGAAGAAGAGGCGACAGAAGAACTGCCCGCTCCTCCGCGTGCTCCGGATGCCCGCATGGAAGCACTCAAAGCCAGCGCTGCGCCCACGGAACCCATCGCCGTGTCAGACAATACTGACAACAGTGACGAAGATCTGAAAGATCACAGCTAG
- a CDS encoding bifunctional phosphoribosylaminoimidazolecarboxamide formyltransferase/inosine monophosphate cyclohydrolase, producing MSVRLDNLEPVDVRPIRRALISVYDKTGLVDLARALADAGVEIVSTGSTAQKIRDAKIPVTPVEDVTGFPEVLEGRVKTLHPKIHAGILADQRKADHRQQLEDLGIAAFDLVVCNLYPFEDTVDSGAGFDECVEQIDIGGPSMVRAAAKNHPSVAIATNPEQYDAVIDAARSEGFTLEERRELAAAAFRHTADYDAAIADWFEDELDADLDVDESAEADDVDDAQWPPVLVSAFERLHTLRYGENPHQDAAVYGDIVELMGEGEVDVEFDEPGDEQDGDDTTQDLLPGIANARQLHGKAMSYNNYTDGDAALRAAFDHDEPCVAIIKHANPCGIAIGADVAEAHRKAHACDPVSAFGGVIAVNREVSVELARQIKPIFTEVVLAPSYAEGALEVLETKKNLRILQVVPPVRGALEFKQISGGLLVQERDDIDADGDDPANWTLAAGEPADEATLRDLEFAWRTVRAVRSNSILLVHDGASVGVGMGQVNRVDSCRLAVERANTLGGRTTGDAAADKVDSAGGARTADVVADEPERRSEGAVAASDAFFPFADGLQVLIDAGVKAVVQPGGSIRDNESIEAAQAAGITMYMTGTRHFAH from the coding sequence TTGTCAGTCCGTTTGGATAACCTCGAACCCGTTGATGTCCGCCCGATCCGCAGAGCACTGATCTCCGTTTACGACAAGACCGGCCTGGTTGACCTGGCTCGCGCACTCGCTGATGCTGGCGTCGAAATCGTGTCCACCGGTTCAACTGCACAAAAAATCCGTGACGCGAAGATTCCTGTGACGCCCGTGGAAGACGTGACTGGTTTCCCCGAGGTGCTGGAAGGCCGCGTCAAGACGCTGCATCCGAAGATCCATGCCGGCATTCTCGCTGATCAGCGCAAAGCCGATCACCGCCAGCAGCTCGAAGACCTGGGGATCGCAGCATTCGACCTGGTGGTATGCAATCTGTACCCATTTGAGGACACGGTTGACTCGGGCGCAGGATTCGACGAATGTGTTGAGCAGATTGACATCGGCGGCCCGTCGATGGTGCGCGCTGCTGCGAAGAACCATCCCTCCGTTGCCATTGCTACCAACCCGGAGCAATACGACGCGGTGATCGACGCTGCACGCTCTGAGGGATTCACTCTGGAGGAGCGTCGCGAACTGGCAGCGGCCGCATTCCGTCACACAGCAGATTACGACGCCGCCATCGCTGACTGGTTCGAAGACGAACTGGATGCTGACCTTGATGTTGACGAGTCGGCTGAAGCCGATGACGTTGATGACGCACAGTGGCCACCGGTGCTGGTCTCTGCTTTCGAACGCCTCCACACCTTGCGTTATGGCGAAAACCCGCATCAGGATGCCGCCGTATACGGCGACATCGTCGAGCTGATGGGCGAGGGCGAAGTTGACGTTGAGTTTGACGAGCCAGGCGATGAACAGGACGGCGACGACACGACCCAGGACCTGCTGCCTGGCATCGCGAACGCGCGCCAACTGCATGGCAAAGCGATGAGCTACAACAACTACACCGATGGTGACGCAGCACTGCGCGCAGCATTTGACCATGACGAGCCGTGCGTGGCCATCATCAAGCACGCGAACCCGTGTGGGATCGCCATTGGCGCAGATGTGGCGGAAGCACACCGCAAGGCGCATGCATGCGATCCTGTGTCAGCATTCGGCGGAGTGATCGCAGTCAACCGTGAGGTCAGCGTCGAACTGGCCAGGCAGATCAAACCGATCTTTACCGAGGTCGTCCTGGCGCCCTCCTACGCCGAAGGCGCACTGGAAGTACTGGAAACGAAGAAGAACCTGCGAATCCTGCAGGTAGTGCCACCGGTACGCGGAGCCCTGGAGTTCAAGCAGATTTCCGGGGGACTGCTGGTGCAGGAACGCGACGACATTGACGCTGACGGTGACGATCCGGCGAACTGGACTTTGGCGGCAGGCGAGCCGGCCGATGAGGCAACACTGCGGGACCTGGAGTTCGCATGGCGCACCGTGCGAGCCGTGCGGTCGAACTCAATCCTGCTGGTTCACGACGGAGCAAGCGTCGGGGTTGGCATGGGGCAGGTCAACCGCGTGGACTCCTGCCGTCTGGCGGTCGAACGCGCGAACACGCTGGGTGGTCGCACAACAGGTGACGCCGCTGCTGACAAGGTGGATTCGGCGGGCGGTGCACGCACGGCTGATGTGGTCGCTGACGAGCCGGAGCGTCGCTCCGAAGGTGCCGTTGCCGCCTCGGACGCATTCTTCCCGTTTGCTGACGGCCTCCAGGTGCTGATCGATGCCGGCGTGAAAGCTGTCGTTCAGCCCGGTGGATCGATCCGCGACAACGAGTCGATCGAAGCGGCACAGGCCGCTGGCATCACGATGTACATGACGGGAACCCGTCACTTCGCGCACTGA